The genomic stretch tgCCAGTAAATCCATTAGCTGGGGGGAAATAATGTTATCTAGGTCACAGAATTTTCCATTGCTGCCTTTAATGCTACTGTTTATTGACTAACTGATTTATACTGAGATTTCTCTGCTGATTCTCAGCCGATCCCCTTCGAGGGACAACATTGAAGATTAAGTTCTCTGTCTGCTGATTAAACTCTTGTGAGAATAGCCTTGTTTCACTGACAGCTGAGGCTGCATTTTGCACATTCAGGTGCCCCTGAATGAATTTTCCACCTCTTCGCTGCCATATAACTGGTTTTCTTccctattttctccccttcaccttTGAACGTAGTGACTCGTGTTTAATTATGGTTCCATGGTTTCTGACTGCCTTTGGTTCCTTGCCCAAGTAGCTATTCTTTATATGTGAGTGTTGGTGGGCTATTCCATCATGAGGAGTATCATAGCCAACTCCAATTCTGACCACACAGATGCACTTTTCCCAACAGTggccactggataatgatcagaagcTATGGCTggttttctctttctttatctaGCTCAAGGCGCTGAGGTCAACTGTAGTTTCCCCAGCAGAGTTAATCTAACTTGTTGTAGACCAGAGACTGAACTTATGACTGCATGTGAACAACCTTCTTGTATGGACATGCAACAGTATTCCATATGTACAACATGATCTCTGAATGACTGGAGCTGTGATGACTAAATGCAAAAATGTATAATTTTATAAGCTGGCAAAATGTAATGGTTGAAAATTTTTAACCTGAGGCAGAATTCATTGAGCCTGACTCTCACTATTCCACTGCTGTGCAAATGCTGAATGTGCATTTAACCAGGGAGCTGTACAATCTGAGCTTTAATGCTTCCAAATAAAGTGTTGCAACAAGGAGGATACTGTTCAGTtatcaaaataaattggcacattCCTGTCCAAATTGTGCAATCGCTATTTTATATTTAGTTGCGTAGTGCTGTTGAGTTGTTTGATTGAAGAATGCTTTGTTTATTTGTAGCACTCTTTGTTCTTGCAGAGAACTGTCATTGATGTGGGAGTTTACCCCATTCAGAGCAGATTGCTGCTATAATTTGCTCCTAAACAGCATCTATTTTGTTTATATGCTCAGATTCAACAAGCAATTGCATTGTTAGAAAAGTTGTTGCCTGTATGAATGCTTTATTGTATTGATATGTTTACTCTTTAACCCTCTCTTTCAGTATTGTATGACTTATCAGCATTTGCAAACCTTGTTTCTAATGTAATCTTTTGCTTTAGATTTATATCcatgtaaaatattttttttgttaatAGCATCCATTATTGGGCGCATCTTTTGACATGTGGGGTGACAACACAATATGTAGGCACAGTAATATAACCCTAGGAGTTGATGTAGCAAAGAGCTAATTCTGTGATGACAACAGTGTCTTTTGCACTTCATATATAATCTCATTTATGCATAATACCACTATGGGAATCGCTATGGAAACAAAGTAAGATGGGGAATCCTAAATGCAGGAAAGGTTATTTTGAATATTAAAAGTTGTTCTTATTTAGTGGTCTTCAACAAATTTGTGTTGGTTCAGGGTACACCATAGCAAAGGTCATGGAAATTGGGTTTGAAGATGAAATGGCAACACCTAATTTAAATAGGCAGGATTCTGTTCTAAATTTGTATGTAATGGGTGGATTgtcatttaaaaagaaatgattGAAGACATACTGGGAGTCTCGCACAATTAAGTGGGTGGATTACAGGAGATGCAAGATTGGAAACTGAACCATCACTATTATTCCATGAGTGAGGAGGAAGCGTATTATTTGTGACTTAGTTATCTGGTTTTACTTATAGGGCAAAATTAACACCAGTCTCGTACATTTTGACTTTATAGGCTTGTATGGACTTGGGAGCTCCTGTAGTGTTCTCCTCTTCAGAGATGGTTGCCCATGATattgaaaatatttttaatatagGATTTATAGTGAAACATGTTTCAATATAGTTTGTGTTGTCTCTATGATTGCCACTTTTAAAACGTTCATTCAGAATCTGTTTGTATTTTCCTCTGAAATTTGGAGCTGGCTGTGCCGCTAACACTGTTCACTGTCTCTGAAGTACTTAGCTAAGATATTAGACAGTTGACCTGCTGCTGTGTTTGCCAGTATAACACTGCACCTCCCTGTGGCAGTTTGCAAGTAGCGAAAGACGTTTTGATCCACATCCTTCTGTCCCATTTCTGACCACGTTTATGGAGGTGTGTAACATAGTGGCATGATGTGCTTTAAAAGTGGTAGGAAGGGATTATAGTTCTAGTTACTATGGTCTGTGACCAGCAACAGAAGTTCCCTGCTCATGGCAGAGTAGTGTTAGTTTTTGATGGCATTTTTCACTGAAGGAAATCTTACTAAAACCTTTATATTAACATGTTATTTAATTTCCAGTTACATTTAACAGAGCAAGAGAattaaaatgggcagacagtagTCATAGGCTGCTAATGTGAAATTAAGTCCGACATAGCAAGGGTCTATGTTTCCACCCATTCGTAGATAGTGAGCAAAAAAATCTAACCTGTTGATTAAAGTCTATCTCTAATTTGCACAACATGGTGTATATTGGACGGTTTATTCAAAATTCTAGCAACGTACTTTGCTTAGCAAAGTGTTATGTTACCATTGTGATCTGCTTTTCTTTCTGTCATAGGACACAAGTAAAGTTGGAAAGTTTGGAGGATGCTTATATCTTGAATGGTGAAGATGATGCTCTTTCAGACAAGCACGGATGTCCAGCATATGTGAGCCCCGAGATCCTTAACACCAATGGCAGCTACTCTGGTAAGGCAGCTGATGTTTGGAGTCTAGGTGTGATGCTGTACACGATGCTTGTTGGACGGTATCCCTTCCATGATGTGGAGCCAAGTTCACTCTTCAGCAAGATTCGGCGTGGCCAGTTTAGCATTCCAGAAACACTTTCCCCACGGGCGAAATGCCTTATCCGTAGCATCTTGCGTCGTGAGCCTTTGGAGAGGCTGACATCCCGGGAAATCTTGGACCATCCCTGGTTTGCCTCTGATTTCACAGCTTCTAGTTCCGGATATGGTGCTAATGAAAAAGAAGCAGTCGATCAGCTGGTGCCTGATGTGAATATGGATGCTGAGTTGGACCCGTTTTTCAACTGAGTTTACCCATAGGTTGGGTGTCACGAGAAGATATAACAGCTGGTACCCACCACATGAAGGAGTCCTTCCTGAACTGATTAACGGTACCTTGAATCGACCTAGCTTGGTAGCAAAAGTGGTGCAGATGTACTGTGACTTAAAATGACTAGCAGAGTGGGACTTCTAAGGGTTAACATGTAGCACAATTAATTAGGGGGTTCTGCTATCAAGATAGATTGATTTGGACGAAAAGGCAGTGTAAAATGTTGCAGCTTCTCATCTCATGGAGCCACGGAGAGCGCTGAATACTGCACATGTGCATAACTGTGCAGTTCGTCACTCCATTTTATAATGGTTGCAAATCACAATAAATAGAAACTTAATTAGCCTCGACACACAATGTAACACATTGGCATCGCACTGTTAGATTATTTTCCTTCTCATTCAGGGAATGTACAATCCTCCTGTAAGAGTCTCCTTAATTGTTTCTAATGTTTTAACATTTTACTCAATGTGATTCATAAAAAAATTTAGGTGCACATGAACCGACGTAAAATGCGGGTGCTAAAAGGAAAAGTTCTGCTTGTGTTTATATGTAGCTATTTTTCATTATCTTATGTAATTTTTTTCTGAGTGAACTAAATATTCTTGTCAGAAAATGGGTATTTTAATGCTCCGTTCCCTAAGAGGGAATAACTGTTATCTGTTGAGTGTACAATACTTCGATGCAGGCTGGCAGGAACTATTGAAATGAAATGTCATGTATGTAACTTCACTGGTAGTGAAGTCCTTATTGGCAAACATTCAGGGTTTGAAATACTTCTACTGGAACCGCTGTACTAGTGCAAATAAAATAGTGTCCTACCCTACAATGCAATTCTTGCAGGTTTGGtagtgagtgtatttattttagaCTTTTTTAATGTAATGTACCGTGTTTTCTCCTACAACAGTATTAACATTTAGTTTGATGTTTTGtgataatccccccccccccccacccccaatcctcaTTATTCATTGTTCGTTCTGTCCTTTCTTCCATTACTGCTAGGTAATAACCACCTTGGACCGTGCAGAGGTATGGTCGTGAAATTAAGCAATCCTGTCCCAGACAAAAATTTTATCTTTCCCTCTGAGACCATTCAAATTTTgagatgttttttaaaaaaaagtgagtgCATACTTACTAAAACAGTAACATACATGTGCTGTCACAAAACAATACTATAGATTATGCAATCATGTATGCACCATACCTTGTTTTTGGGAGCTTAAGAGTAGACTTTTGAATGCATTTGGATACTTTGGCTCTGCCCTTTCAGTTGGTGAACAAGTAAGCTTTGTAATATCAGTGACCGTGTTTATTTAACCAACAGAAAGTGTTTGTCAGCTTTGCCCTGCTGCAAAcatgggggtagagtttccgctggtTTACGGGagtaatatcagcgcaatccgggCAGAATCGgtcgaaccagcgcaaaagatcggggaattttaaacataagCGAGTTATGTTCAAAACCACTTGTGCTCCTGCTTTCCGCGATCTTCtatgctggtttaagattcaatccgCCCTGATCAGGCCCCGCCTACAAAACTGGCCACTTCCCCAGGTCGACATTGGGAGATTGTGCTGGTTAGGGAAAGCTCTTTAGATTGTGCTAATTTTCTTGGACACACAGGAACTAgtagggaaaaaaaagtttaaaaacgtGTCTCAAAAGATATTTAAATTACTAAGAAACCAACTAGTGTACACCAGTGAAAGTTGTAAATGGTTCATTATAGTTTTttgaagtcattttcagtgattttaaatctggTTACTTGCAGGTAGAGGACTGGATtctcattaaaaatgcttattttttgtgattaaacccattttcagctgtactaATAAAACTGCACA from Heptranchias perlo isolate sHepPer1 chromosome 5, sHepPer1.hap1, whole genome shotgun sequence encodes the following:
- the trib2 gene encoding tribbles homolog 2 isoform X2, producing the protein MHSFVRTCKRLKEDEAARLFYQITSAVAHCHDNGVVLRDLKLRKFVFKDEERTQVKLESLEDAYILNGEDDALSDKHGCPAYVSPEILNTNGSYSGKAADVWSLGVMLYTMLVGRYPFHDVEPSSLFSKIRRGQFSIPETLSPRAKCLIRSILRREPLERLTSREILDHPWFASDFTASSSGYGANEKEAVDQLVPDVNMDAELDPFFN